A genomic stretch from Schaalia odontolytica includes:
- a CDS encoding metal-sensitive transcriptional regulator, whose protein sequence is MATQTQIVNRLKRARGQLDALIEQLESGDGNCREVLTQFAAVNSAMKRASYLAVATIMSQCAQEAVGSRDEAHSRTAHKESFVAGDRVTMEELEQLFLRLT, encoded by the coding sequence ATGGCGACGCAGACGCAGATTGTAAACCGACTCAAGCGCGCTCGAGGGCAGCTTGACGCCCTCATCGAGCAGCTGGAAAGCGGGGACGGTAACTGCCGGGAGGTCTTGACTCAGTTCGCGGCCGTCAACTCCGCGATGAAACGAGCCAGCTACCTCGCGGTAGCGACGATCATGTCGCAGTGCGCGCAGGAGGCTGTCGGCTCGCGAGACGAGGCCCACTCTCGGACGGCGCACAAGGAATCGTTCGTGGCTGGGGACAGGGTGACGATGGAGGAGCTTGAGCAGCTTTTCCTCCGCCTGACCTAG
- a CDS encoding iron ABC transporter has protein sequence MRWATRSTWIRIAVLFGLYMLVPAAWFSFMSFSDSMDIVKSAAFLILLAILPVLAMVFGTWDGVKEGFSFLWLLAPLACFLAPMFLFFNVSALSYGVGYSLLGFAAHGLGTLAYRGRARGQ, from the coding sequence ATGAGATGGGCGACAAGATCAACGTGGATTCGTATCGCCGTGCTGTTCGGCCTCTACATGCTGGTGCCGGCGGCTTGGTTCAGCTTCATGTCCTTCTCGGACTCGATGGACATCGTCAAGAGCGCCGCGTTCCTGATTCTGCTAGCGATCCTGCCGGTACTCGCGATGGTTTTCGGCACCTGGGATGGTGTGAAGGAGGGCTTCAGCTTCCTGTGGCTGCTCGCGCCTCTCGCGTGTTTCCTGGCACCGATGTTCTTGTTCTTCAATGTCAGCGCCCTGTCCTATGGGGTGGGCTATAGCCTGCTCGGCTTCGCGGCCCACGGCCTCGGCACGCTGGCCTATCGTGGACGTGCGAGGGGGCAATAG
- a CDS encoding DarT1-associated NADAR antitoxin family protein has translation MARRLVFVPDSESPYVSELSVDFEHLSGSSIQQKQRSIASLHASYVAKFPSSRVLEVSSKSARDLGVQLSAFNLMIAHPGRGSYSVECAFQASKVFAHGGPFVDLFDVSSRAAKTDRRLRESGKLVGFKYFAHEFPLEPKTYFYDWLYASALCRDDKLVEQVMMFDAFTDIEHNPERSINCQARTVAKVVGLARAGLLEDALQSPRAFLELGYQ, from the coding sequence ATGGCTCGTAGGCTGGTGTTTGTACCTGACTCTGAGAGTCCGTATGTTTCGGAATTGTCTGTGGATTTTGAGCATTTGTCTGGATCTTCTATTCAGCAGAAGCAGCGTTCGATTGCAAGTTTGCATGCGTCGTATGTGGCTAAGTTTCCTTCATCGCGTGTTCTGGAGGTGTCCTCTAAGAGTGCAAGAGACCTTGGAGTTCAGCTAAGCGCGTTCAATTTGATGATTGCGCATCCAGGACGTGGAAGTTATAGTGTTGAATGTGCTTTCCAGGCTTCAAAAGTGTTTGCGCATGGTGGCCCGTTTGTTGATCTTTTCGATGTCTCGAGTCGTGCGGCAAAAACAGATCGGCGATTGAGGGAAAGTGGAAAGCTCGTCGGTTTCAAGTATTTTGCACATGAATTCCCATTAGAGCCGAAGACCTATTTTTACGACTGGTTGTACGCCTCGGCTCTTTGTCGCGATGACAAGCTCGTTGAGCAGGTAATGATGTTCGATGCATTCACCGATATCGAGCATAATCCTGAGCGGTCGATCAACTGTCAGGCAAGGACTGTGGCCAAAGTGGTGGGTCTTGCCCGCGCGGGGCTTCTGGAGGATGCCCTGCAGTCGCCTCGAGCGTTTCTGGAACTCGGGTATCAATAG
- a CDS encoding GyrI-like domain-containing protein, which yields MAFDFKKEYKELYAPKKGPGIIEVPPVTYVAVRGSGDPNEEGGAYQQALAVLYAISYTIKMSKKGSRQIEGYTDFVVPPLEGFWWQDAVEGVDYAHKEAFNWIAVIRLPDFVTREVFGWAVEEATAKKKVDCSIAEYLRVCEGLCVQCLHVGSYDDEPATVEAMDAFAREQGYEIDLSEERRHHEVYLSDARKVAADKLKTIVRHPIKPAGKG from the coding sequence ATGGCCTTTGACTTCAAGAAGGAATACAAGGAACTCTACGCCCCCAAGAAGGGGCCGGGCATCATCGAGGTCCCGCCGGTCACCTACGTGGCGGTGCGCGGCAGCGGCGACCCTAACGAAGAAGGCGGGGCCTACCAGCAGGCGCTCGCCGTCTTGTACGCCATCTCCTACACGATCAAAATGAGCAAGAAAGGTAGCCGCCAGATCGAGGGCTATACCGACTTCGTCGTCCCGCCGTTGGAAGGCTTCTGGTGGCAGGACGCCGTGGAGGGGGTCGACTACGCCCACAAGGAAGCCTTCAACTGGATTGCCGTTATCCGTCTACCCGACTTCGTGACACGGGAGGTCTTCGGCTGGGCGGTCGAGGAAGCGACGGCGAAGAAGAAGGTTGACTGCTCGATCGCGGAATATCTGCGGGTGTGTGAGGGGCTCTGCGTCCAGTGTCTGCACGTCGGTAGTTACGACGACGAGCCTGCCACGGTCGAGGCCATGGATGCCTTCGCGCGCGAGCAAGGCTACGAGATCGACCTGTCGGAGGAGCGGCGCCACCACGAGGTTTATCTGTCGGACGCTCGCAAGGTTGCAGCTGACAAGCTGAAGACCATCGTGCGTCATCCGATCAAACCCGCGGGCAAAGGCTGA
- a CDS encoding heavy metal-binding domain-containing protein, with protein MLVVTTPTVEGAPIQRYIGMVSGETFAGVNFFKDFGASLSNMFGGRASQYEEEIGNASATAVNEMCARAQSMGANAVVGVKVDYFTAGADNGMLAAIATGTAVIL; from the coding sequence ATGCTTGTAGTGACGACCCCGACCGTTGAAGGCGCGCCGATTCAGCGCTACATCGGCATGGTGTCGGGCGAGACCTTCGCCGGCGTGAACTTTTTCAAGGACTTCGGTGCGAGCCTGTCCAACATGTTCGGTGGCCGCGCCTCCCAGTACGAGGAAGAGATCGGTAACGCTTCCGCGACTGCCGTCAATGAAATGTGCGCACGCGCGCAGTCCATGGGTGCGAACGCGGTCGTCGGCGTGAAGGTCGACTACTTCACCGCCGGTGCCGACAACGGCATGCTTGCCGCCATCGCGACGGGCACCGCGGTCATCCTCTGA
- a CDS encoding leucine-rich repeat protein yields the protein MSHRKTSALVLLTAGTLAMTTVSIPAAFAADAREESQSGAPASSVDARSGAPQSGSADEAGAENPTTTPESFPSDDTPTTIIVQLEDGAVGIPWYRRVFGLSSSTKHETVKDRIETAVEAVVPGADITDVRDYTHVLDGFAIQAPASSLDAIEATEGVKAAFIERHHKPMVVEGDGGTLGTDAVDPALQNASSLEMTRANQTTQKGDRQVVEVIDTGIEATHQAFSGSMDGVDVRMSQADVEALAATLPHGKTGSYINKKIPFVFDYADNDPDVLPKSSKDLSHGTHVAAIAAANAADLQGTAPHAQIIVAKVASDKDGSIPDSTVLAALDDAVVIKPDSINLSLGEDAGMGTEAGTMYAEVYKNLAAAGVTVNAAAGNSYSSAYSNKSGKNRPYATDPDAGTLSEPASYSSTLAVASVNNQDALPYLTVGDRKVVYRKSRGLKDAVVPSLTDIEEGTYTLVYAGIGDAAALDKLVAEHPGDLSKVIVLEDRGGSDSATGADMTHEAKVKGLTQLASKPAALIIGDSEVAENPYVATIEATHTMPTVTITQKEKDALIEAIKASESGSITIANPHSGLQLASTNPSISDFTSWGVTPDLKLKPEIAAPGGNIVAAVLGNTYRSMSGTSMATPQVAGIAALVRQRVNEDPAFAGLSEADKTAVVTNLMMGTAHPLLDIDQNNGAYYSPRRVGAGQVDALAATTTFVYPSVVGAENPWRPKADLGEGTNGWTFQVTLTNVSDTARTYTLGGQALSEIVDGGLFTEHSKNWAGQGIDLTFSADSVTVPAKGTSTVSVTVTPQAAFASYANANAPKGTFIDGAVTFESTDGAPDLTVPYMGFYGSWGSPSVFDAKWFDGTTNAVHSCASTLLNPATEVPLGALNPLVGQEIDDVRAVDPAYFIMSRSALPDAPSRLLPRTCLLRNSPKVTYTYTNEAGDVVREYTFERARKSLFNYHASRIEPIESQEGNNPVFDGFDKDGKELPAGRYKLTIDAASVAPSSVSQQMTWDFTLDTQAPVISNLVVTGEGDARVVSFDVTDDSPLAGIAFSESLTSRRYYDEKEAVGANRQADGTYAKHYEIKWADLIDRADSSDPATAYLFAWDWGKNQARQVIRFHTIPMTSLSVTPESSSVVAGETVALSASYEPTNANVTDLVWTSSNEGVATVNDNGEVQTLTAGDATITATDASQPTLSASAQVHVRTISEDAGIEAAEAAVSVKVGESAPVKVYLAPSLKDRAVTWSVEPADLATVVADTDTRKATLTAGDHAGSGTLTATVTTGAGAVKTATIPVTVRAADADDFEINEEGVLVKYKGSATDVTIPETVTSIGERAFASSSVENVTIPASVRSIGQEAFIYSSLKTISFADDAARPAQLTTIADRAFANTSLQAIELPRSVVTIGAGVFDYNSALTSIKLGPNVDVSSVTGGYAETSALMSVEVDPANPNFDSVDGVLYSKDHSKLFIYPAAKNAGGAYTVLDGVQTIAYRAFQKASITSVTLPDSLRSIGEEGFRLSALTAVALPERFETLGVCAFCSADKLDSIDLGGTITVGGSAFESTKAKAGINFRPELGRLATIGDFAFSRTAPASVSLPDSVTTVGEQAFSENTALTSFHIGAGVTSFAVTALYNDRKIATLTVSTHNPVYSAENNVLYRKVDDGLHLMLSPAANTLTDYTVHAGTVEIGATAFANNKTLTRVVLPEGLKVIGDDAFAGTSALTELVIPDSVERSTGVVGNSLEVVEYGTKVSSIRMEGSWVPMPRRIVVRGGVDGSFVYDGRPTNGRRQSAYFGEGMTRVSFGVDVPRVLVLPSTLTRLDLEPELSDEKKADTHVYVAAAEGTPAWNVAKAALEAAGIDASHLHTFTAASMTLSGAGIAEAGGSYTYSGEAGASVDVTATVAGGIAATQQVRAVQIGADGTETLVRDWTTVMDGGDRAVASSVTFPWTPSAADASLRVQVRDASYLTNTLVLKQPGTPEPQPTPDPTPAPTPDPTPAPTPDPTPAPSPEPPAQQDGRWVSDSAGWWYRYADGTYPAGRKVQIGNSTYRFGADGYMRTGWASEDGAWYYHDASGAQASGWVKDGSSWYYLSPASGQMVTGWLLEGPTWYYLTPGRGAMATGWVKDGSSWYFMQPSGALTTGWVKDGGAWYYLSTDSGAMVTGWLQLGVSWYYLYPAGGAMATGWLQLDGAWYYFDPSSGVMATGSQRIGWRSYRFADSGQLMN from the coding sequence ATGTCCCATCGCAAAACCTCGGCGTTGGTGCTGCTAACCGCGGGCACCCTCGCCATGACCACCGTGAGTATCCCGGCAGCATTCGCCGCGGACGCACGCGAGGAAAGCCAGTCGGGTGCCCCCGCCTCCTCCGTCGACGCGCGCTCCGGAGCCCCGCAGTCGGGGAGTGCCGACGAGGCCGGTGCGGAGAACCCGACCACCACCCCCGAGAGCTTCCCCTCCGACGACACCCCGACGACAATCATCGTCCAGCTCGAAGATGGAGCGGTCGGCATCCCGTGGTACCGCCGCGTCTTCGGGCTGTCCTCCTCGACCAAGCATGAGACGGTCAAAGACCGCATCGAGACCGCGGTCGAGGCCGTGGTTCCCGGTGCGGACATCACCGACGTGCGGGACTACACGCACGTTCTGGACGGCTTCGCGATCCAGGCCCCGGCCTCGTCCCTGGATGCCATCGAGGCGACCGAGGGCGTGAAGGCCGCCTTCATCGAGCGCCACCACAAGCCCATGGTCGTCGAGGGCGACGGGGGCACACTGGGTACCGATGCCGTGGATCCCGCCCTGCAGAACGCATCCTCCCTGGAGATGACGCGCGCCAACCAGACCACCCAGAAGGGCGACCGCCAGGTCGTCGAGGTCATCGACACCGGCATCGAGGCCACCCACCAGGCCTTCTCCGGTTCCATGGACGGTGTCGACGTGCGCATGAGCCAGGCCGACGTCGAGGCCCTCGCCGCCACGCTCCCGCACGGCAAGACCGGCAGCTACATCAACAAGAAGATCCCCTTCGTCTTCGACTACGCGGACAACGACCCCGACGTGCTGCCCAAGTCCAGCAAGGACCTCTCGCATGGCACCCACGTCGCCGCGATCGCCGCCGCCAACGCAGCCGACCTGCAGGGCACCGCACCCCACGCGCAGATCATCGTCGCGAAGGTCGCCTCCGACAAGGACGGATCGATCCCGGACAGCACCGTCCTGGCGGCCCTCGACGACGCTGTCGTCATCAAGCCCGACTCGATCAACCTCTCTCTCGGCGAGGACGCAGGCATGGGCACCGAGGCCGGAACCATGTACGCGGAGGTCTACAAGAACCTCGCCGCCGCCGGCGTGACCGTCAACGCCGCCGCGGGCAACTCCTACTCGAGCGCCTACTCCAACAAGAGCGGCAAGAACCGCCCCTACGCGACCGACCCCGACGCGGGCACGCTCTCCGAACCCGCGTCCTACAGCTCGACCCTGGCCGTTGCCTCGGTCAACAACCAGGACGCGCTGCCCTACCTGACGGTGGGGGATCGCAAGGTTGTCTACCGCAAGTCCCGCGGCCTCAAGGATGCCGTCGTGCCGAGCCTCACGGACATCGAGGAGGGAACCTACACCCTCGTCTACGCCGGCATTGGTGACGCGGCAGCCCTCGACAAGCTGGTGGCCGAGCACCCCGGCGACCTCTCGAAGGTCATCGTCCTGGAAGACCGCGGTGGCTCCGACAGCGCCACCGGCGCGGACATGACCCACGAGGCCAAGGTCAAGGGCCTCACGCAGCTCGCCTCCAAGCCCGCCGCCCTCATCATCGGCGACTCCGAGGTCGCAGAAAACCCGTACGTGGCCACCATCGAGGCCACCCACACGATGCCGACCGTGACCATCACCCAGAAGGAGAAGGACGCACTCATCGAGGCCATCAAGGCCAGCGAGTCAGGCTCCATCACGATTGCGAACCCGCACTCGGGCCTGCAGCTCGCCTCAACCAACCCGTCGATCTCCGACTTCACGTCGTGGGGCGTCACCCCCGACCTCAAGCTCAAGCCCGAGATCGCCGCCCCCGGCGGCAACATCGTTGCCGCCGTCCTGGGCAACACCTACCGCTCCATGTCGGGAACGTCCATGGCGACCCCGCAGGTCGCCGGCATCGCCGCCCTCGTTCGCCAGCGCGTGAACGAGGATCCGGCCTTCGCAGGCCTCTCGGAGGCCGATAAGACTGCGGTCGTCACCAACCTCATGATGGGCACCGCCCACCCGCTGCTCGACATCGACCAGAACAATGGTGCGTACTACTCGCCTCGCCGCGTGGGTGCCGGCCAGGTGGACGCGCTCGCGGCCACGACCACGTTCGTCTACCCCAGCGTCGTGGGCGCGGAAAACCCGTGGCGCCCCAAGGCCGACCTGGGTGAGGGCACGAACGGCTGGACCTTCCAGGTCACTCTGACGAACGTCTCCGACACCGCTCGCACCTATACCCTGGGCGGCCAGGCACTCTCCGAGATCGTCGATGGCGGCCTGTTCACGGAGCACTCCAAGAACTGGGCGGGGCAGGGCATCGACCTGACCTTCTCCGCGGACTCCGTGACCGTGCCCGCCAAGGGCACCTCCACCGTGAGCGTCACCGTGACCCCGCAGGCAGCCTTCGCCTCGTACGCGAACGCGAACGCCCCCAAGGGCACCTTCATCGACGGTGCGGTCACCTTCGAGAGCACTGATGGTGCCCCCGACCTCACCGTTCCCTACATGGGCTTCTACGGCTCCTGGGGCTCACCCTCCGTCTTTGACGCCAAGTGGTTCGACGGCACGACCAACGCGGTCCACTCCTGCGCCTCGACGCTGCTCAACCCCGCGACCGAGGTGCCCCTCGGCGCGCTGAACCCGCTCGTCGGCCAGGAGATCGACGACGTGCGCGCGGTCGACCCCGCGTACTTCATCATGTCGCGTTCGGCGCTGCCCGACGCCCCTTCGCGTCTCCTGCCGCGCACCTGCCTGCTGCGTAACTCCCCGAAGGTGACCTACACCTACACGAACGAGGCCGGCGACGTCGTGCGCGAGTACACCTTCGAGCGCGCCCGCAAGTCCCTGTTCAACTATCACGCCAGCAGGATCGAGCCCATCGAAAGCCAGGAAGGCAACAACCCTGTCTTCGACGGATTCGACAAGGACGGCAAGGAGCTGCCCGCGGGCCGCTACAAGCTGACGATCGACGCGGCCTCGGTCGCTCCCTCGAGCGTCTCCCAGCAGATGACGTGGGACTTCACCCTGGACACCCAGGCTCCCGTCATCTCCAACCTGGTCGTGACCGGCGAGGGGGATGCGCGCGTCGTCTCCTTCGACGTCACCGACGACTCGCCGCTGGCGGGCATCGCCTTCTCCGAGTCGCTGACCTCGCGTCGATACTACGACGAGAAGGAGGCCGTGGGTGCCAACCGCCAGGCCGACGGCACCTACGCCAAGCACTACGAGATCAAGTGGGCAGACCTCATCGACCGCGCGGATTCCTCCGACCCGGCAACCGCCTACCTCTTCGCATGGGACTGGGGAAAGAACCAGGCACGTCAGGTGATCCGCTTCCACACGATCCCGATGACCTCCCTGTCTGTGACGCCTGAGTCTTCCTCGGTCGTCGCGGGCGAGACGGTCGCGCTGAGCGCCTCCTATGAGCCGACCAACGCCAACGTCACCGACCTCGTGTGGACCTCCTCGAACGAGGGCGTGGCGACCGTGAACGACAACGGCGAGGTCCAGACGCTGACCGCCGGCGACGCGACGATCACCGCGACCGACGCATCCCAGCCGACACTGTCTGCCAGCGCGCAGGTCCACGTGCGTACCATCTCCGAAGACGCGGGTATTGAGGCCGCCGAGGCGGCGGTGAGCGTCAAGGTGGGTGAGAGCGCCCCCGTGAAGGTGTACCTGGCTCCCTCGCTCAAGGACCGCGCTGTGACGTGGAGCGTGGAGCCGGCCGACCTGGCCACGGTTGTCGCCGACACCGACACGCGCAAGGCGACACTGACCGCTGGCGATCACGCGGGTTCCGGCACGCTGACCGCCACCGTCACCACTGGGGCCGGCGCGGTAAAGACCGCGACTATCCCCGTGACCGTGCGCGCCGCTGACGCCGACGACTTCGAGATCAACGAGGAAGGCGTCCTCGTGAAGTACAAGGGCTCCGCCACGGACGTGACGATCCCCGAGACCGTGACCTCCATCGGCGAGCGGGCCTTCGCGAGCTCCAGCGTGGAGAACGTGACGATCCCTGCCTCGGTGCGATCGATCGGCCAGGAGGCCTTCATCTACAGCTCGCTGAAGACGATCAGCTTCGCCGACGACGCGGCCCGCCCCGCCCAGCTGACCACGATCGCCGACCGCGCGTTTGCGAACACGAGTCTTCAGGCTATTGAGCTGCCGCGTTCCGTCGTGACGATAGGCGCTGGGGTCTTCGACTACAACTCGGCTCTCACCTCGATCAAGCTGGGCCCGAACGTCGATGTCTCCTCGGTGACCGGCGGCTACGCGGAGACCAGCGCGCTCATGAGCGTCGAGGTCGACCCTGCGAACCCGAACTTCGACAGCGTGGACGGCGTCCTGTACTCCAAGGACCACTCGAAGCTGTTCATCTACCCGGCGGCGAAGAACGCAGGCGGGGCCTACACGGTCCTGGACGGGGTGCAGACGATCGCGTATCGCGCCTTCCAGAAGGCGTCCATCACGAGCGTGACGCTGCCCGACTCCCTGCGCTCCATCGGCGAAGAGGGCTTCCGCCTCTCCGCGCTAACCGCGGTGGCTCTCCCCGAACGATTCGAGACCCTGGGCGTGTGCGCTTTCTGCTCCGCCGACAAGCTTGACAGCATCGACCTGGGCGGCACGATCACGGTGGGCGGTAGCGCCTTCGAAAGCACGAAGGCCAAGGCGGGAATCAATTTCCGCCCCGAGCTGGGACGACTGGCTACGATCGGCGACTTCGCGTTTAGTCGCACCGCGCCCGCCTCGGTGTCGCTGCCCGACTCAGTGACCACGGTCGGCGAGCAGGCGTTCTCGGAGAACACGGCCCTGACCTCGTTCCACATCGGTGCGGGCGTCACCTCCTTCGCAGTGACCGCCCTGTACAACGACCGCAAGATCGCGACGCTGACCGTGTCCACCCATAATCCGGTGTACTCCGCCGAAAACAACGTCCTGTACCGCAAGGTGGACGACGGCCTGCACCTGATGCTCTCCCCGGCTGCCAACACGCTCACCGACTACACGGTGCACGCGGGCACGGTCGAGATCGGCGCAACGGCCTTCGCCAACAACAAGACGCTCACGCGCGTTGTCTTGCCCGAGGGGTTGAAGGTGATCGGCGACGATGCGTTCGCAGGCACCAGTGCCTTGACTGAGCTGGTCATCCCGGACTCGGTCGAGCGCTCGACCGGCGTCGTCGGCAACTCCCTGGAGGTCGTCGAGTACGGCACCAAGGTGAGCTCGATCCGCATGGAAGGCAGCTGGGTTCCGATGCCTCGTCGCATCGTCGTGCGCGGCGGCGTCGACGGCTCCTTCGTGTACGACGGCCGACCCACCAATGGCCGTCGCCAGAGCGCCTACTTCGGTGAGGGCATGACCCGAGTGTCCTTCGGCGTGGACGTCCCGCGTGTCCTCGTCCTGCCCTCGACGCTGACCCGCCTCGACCTTGAGCCGGAGCTGAGCGACGAGAAGAAGGCAGACACGCACGTGTACGTCGCCGCGGCCGAGGGAACGCCGGCGTGGAACGTCGCCAAGGCCGCTCTTGAGGCCGCGGGCATCGACGCCTCCCACCTGCACACGTTTACGGCAGCATCGATGACCCTGTCCGGCGCGGGAATCGCCGAGGCCGGGGGAAGCTACACGTATTCGGGCGAGGCCGGGGCATCGGTCGACGTGACAGCGACGGTTGCCGGTGGTATCGCCGCGACCCAGCAGGTGCGCGCCGTTCAGATCGGCGCGGATGGCACCGAGACGCTCGTGCGTGACTGGACGACGGTGATGGACGGAGGGGACCGCGCGGTGGCCTCCTCGGTGACCTTCCCATGGACCCCGTCGGCGGCGGACGCGAGCCTGCGTGTTCAGGTGCGCGACGCCTCCTACCTGACGAACACTCTCGTGCTGAAGCAGCCGGGCACGCCCGAGCCGCAGCCGACCCCGGATCCGACGCCTGCGCCAACCCCTGATCCGACGCCTGCGCCAACCCCTGATCCGACGCCTGCGCCGTCCCCGGAGCCTCCTGCTCAGCAGGATGGCCGGTGGGTGAGCGATTCGGCCGGCTGGTGGTACCGCTATGCGGATGGGACCTACCCGGCGGGTCGGAAGGTGCAGATCGGCAACTCCACCTACCGCTTTGGTGCGGATGGCTACATGCGCACCGGCTGGGCGAGTGAGGATGGTGCGTGGTACTACCATGATGCGTCGGGTGCCCAGGCGAGTGGCTGGGTCAAGGATGGTTCGTCCTGGTACTACCTGAGCCCGGCGTCCGGTCAGATGGTCACCGGTTGGCTGCTTGAGGGTCCGACCTGGTACTACCTGACGCCCGGACGTGGCGCGATGGCGACCGGCTGGGTGAAGGATGGGTCCTCCTGGTACTTCATGCAGCCCAGTGGTGCTCTGACGACCGGATGGGTCAAGGACGGCGGTGCCTGGTACTACCTGAGCACCGACTCCGGTGCGATGGTCACCGGTTGGCTGCAACTGGGGGTCTCCTGGTACTACCTGTACCCCGCGGGTGGTGCCATGGCGACCGGCTGGCTGCAGCTGGACGGAGCTTGGTACTACTTCGACCCGAGCAGCGGAGTGATGGCCACCGGCTCCCAGCGGATCGGCTGGCGTTCCTATCGCTTTGCTGACTCAGGACAGCTGATGAACTGA